GAGAGATGGTAAAGAGGACTTGCTGTTTGCTTGCCTTCAATCTTTGAAGGACCCTAAAATCCAGTAACCCTCACCTGAAATGTAGCGGATATCTTAATCGCCTGGTTCTTTTCTATAATACTCATAAAGGGATGTCTATATGGTCAATCGTCAGCTTGGAAGGGGGATATGCACATGGAATTGCGCCAGCTTGAATACTTTATTCAGATTTGCAAATCGGGGAGCTTCACCAAGGCCAAAGAAGAATTGGGAGTGACCCAGCCTACACTGAGTCAGCAAATTCGGGTATTGGAAGATGAGTATAACATTCCATTGTTCGATCGGGTAAACAGGGGGGTAGAAATAACGGAAGCAGGAAAGATCCTCTTGAATAAGGGCAACGCGATTATGGAGCTTCTGGAAGAGGCACGTAATGAAATACATGAAAGGCGACATAAATCGGTAGAAACCATCTCAATTGCTTGCTGTCCTGCTGAGCTGGAATACCTTGCTCCTTACTTTATGAGATTTCACCAGAACCACCCTCATATTCTATTGAGAATCGTCGATACCGAGGATGTGGAGAATAGAGTGCTGGACCAGCGCGTAGAGATTGGAATCACTGCACATACAATCGCGAATACTTCTGTCACCACGACTCATTTGTATAGACAGGAGCTGGCTATGCTGATCCACTCAGCGCATCCTTTGGCGGACAAATCCTCGATCCCTTTCCGAGCTGTGAAGCAAATCAACTCTATGATGTTCCTAGAACAAAACAAATCCTTAATTGATATGTGCTGCTTCTCTTATGGGTTCACACTTAACTCCATCATGCATACCTCCTCCACCTCCGTATTAATCCATTGGGTCCGGCATGGACTGGGAGCATCTCTAATCCCAACGTCGGTACTTGACAGCTTAAGGGACGATTCTCTGCGTATTGTAAAGTTAGAAGGCCGTGTTCCTAGCTGGGACATCTCCCTCGCATATCTA
This sequence is a window from Paenibacillus urinalis. Protein-coding genes within it:
- a CDS encoding LysR family transcriptional regulator, with product MELRQLEYFIQICKSGSFTKAKEELGVTQPTLSQQIRVLEDEYNIPLFDRVNRGVEITEAGKILLNKGNAIMELLEEARNEIHERRHKSVETISIACCPAELEYLAPYFMRFHQNHPHILLRIVDTEDVENRVLDQRVEIGITAHTIANTSVTTTHLYRQELAMLIHSAHPLADKSSIPFRAVKQINSMMFLEQNKSLIDMCCFSYGFTLNSIMHTSSTSVLIHWVRHGLGASLIPTSVLDSLRDDSLRIVKLEGRVPSWDISLAYLKSVKMRPSVHLFIQEIHSYVRENEVKLSCSGN